The Chlorocebus sabaeus isolate Y175 chromosome 1, mChlSab1.0.hap1, whole genome shotgun sequence genome includes a region encoding these proteins:
- the NECTIN1 gene encoding LOW QUALITY PROTEIN: nectin-1 (The sequence of the model RefSeq protein was modified relative to this genomic sequence to represent the inferred CDS: deleted 1 base in 1 codon) has translation MARMGLAGAAGRWWGLALGLTAFFLPGAHSQVVQVNDSMYGFIGTDVVLHCSFANPLPSVKITQVTWQKITQATNGSKQNVAIYNPSMGVSVLAPYRERVEFLRPSFTDGTIRLSRLELEDEGVYICEFATFPTGNRESQLNLTVMAKPTNWIEGTQAVLRAKKGQDDKVLVATCTSANGKPPSVVSWETRLKGEAEYQEIRNPNGTVTVISRYRLVPSREAHQQSLACIVNYHMDRFKESLTLNVQYEPEVTIEGFDGNWYLQRMDVKLTCKADANPPATEYHWTTLNGSLPKGVEAQNRTLFFKGPISYSLAGTYICEATNPIGTRSGQVEVNITEFPYTPSPPEHGRRAGPVPTAIIGGVAGSVLLVLIVVGGIVVALRRRRHTFKGDYSTKKHVYGNGYSKAGIPQHHPPMAQNLQYPDDSDDEKKAGPLGGSSYEEEEEEEGGGGGERKVGGPHPKYDEDAKRPYFTVDEAEARQDGYGDRTLGYQYDPEQLDLAENMVSQNDGSFISKKEWYV, from the exons GCGCCCACTCCCAGGTGGTCCAGGTGAACGACTCCATGTATGGCTTCATCGGCACAGACGTGGTTCTGCACTGCAGCTTTGCCAACCCTCTGCCCAGCGTGAAGATCACCCAGGTCACGTGGCAGAAGATCACCCAAGCCACCAATGGCTCCAAGCAGAACGTGGCCATCTACAACCCATCCATGGGCGTGTCTGTGCTGGCTCCCTACCGCGAGCGCGTGGAATTCCTCCGGCCCTCCTTCACCGATGGCACCATCCGCCTCTCCCGCCTGGAGCTGGAGGATGAGGGTGTCTACATCTGCGAGTTTGCTACCTTCCCTACGGGCAATCGGGAAAGCCAGCTCAATCTCACGGTGATGG CCAAACCCACCAACTGGATAGAGGGTACCCAGGCAGTGCTTCGAGCCAAGAAGGGGCAGGATGACAAGGTCCTGGTGGCCACCTGCACCTCAGCCAATGGGAAGCCTCCCAGTGTGGTATCTTGGGAAACTCGGCTAAAAGGCGAGGCAGAGTATCAAGAGATCCGGAACCCCAACGGCACGGTGACGGTCATTAGCCGCTAC CGCCTGGTGCCCAGCAGGGAAGCCCACCAGCAGTCCTTGGCCTGCATCGTCAACTACCACATGGACCGCTTCAAGGAAAGCCTCACTCTCAATGTGCAGT ATGAGCCCGAGGTAACCATTGAGGGGTTTGATGGCAACTGGTACCTGCAGCGGATGGATGTGAAGCTCACCTGCAAAGCTGACGCTAACCCCCCAGCCACTGAGTACCACTGGACCAC GCTGAATGGCTCTCTCCCCAAGGGTGTGGAGGCCCAGAACAGAACCCTCTTCTTCAAGGGACCCATCAGCTATAGCCTGGCAGGGACCTACATCTGTGAGGCCACCAACCCCATCGGCACACGCTCAGGCCAGGTGGAGGTCAATATCACAG AATTCCCCTACACCCCGTCTCCTCCCGAACATGGGCGGCGCGCCGGGCCGGTGCCCACGGCCATCATTGGGGGCGTGGCGGGGAGCGTCCTGCTGGTGCTGATTGTGGTCGGCGGGATCGTGGTCGCCCTGCGGCGGCGCCGGCACACCTTCAAGGGTGACTACAGCACCAAGAAGCACGTGTATGGCAACGGCTACAGCAAGGCAGGCATCCCTCAGCACCACCCGCCGATGGCGCAGAACCTGCAGTACCCCGACGACTCGGACGACGAGAAGAAGGCCGGCCCGCTGGGTGGAAGCAGctatgaggaggaggaagaggaggagggcgGTGGAGGGGGCGAGCGCAAGGTGGGCGGCCCCCACCCCAAATATGACGAGGACGCCAAGCGGCCCTACTTCACCGTGGATGAGGCCGAGGCCCGTCAGGACGGCTACGGGGACCGGACTCTGGGCTACCAGTACGACCCTGAGCAGCTGGACTTGGCTGAGAACATGGTTTCTCAGAATGACGGGTCTTTCATTTCCAAGAAGGAGTGGTACGTGTAG